The Propionibacterium freudenreichii subsp. freudenreichii genome contains a region encoding:
- the purD gene encoding phosphoribosylamine--glycine ligase, producing the protein MRPTADSLTVLVVGAGGREHSLALAASHDPGVGAVHVAPGNPGTAAFATNHPVDIMDGPAVAALATSIGADLVIVGPEAPLVAGVADDVRAAGIACFGPSRAAAQLEGSKAFAKKVMADAQVPTAQSRVATTPAQAAAALDEFGAPYVVKDDGLAAGKGVIVTSDRAAALAHAAECDQVVIEEYLDGPELSLFVITDGTSAVPLLPAQDFKRVGEGDAGPNTGGMGSYAPLPWLPADVVDEVMVQVVRPTLERMRELGTPFAGLLYVGLALTAAGPRVVEFNARFGDPETEVVLPLLEGPFARVLLAAATGTLADAPALTVGPGAAVGVVLASTGYPTDPHPGGVIKLPPAHDDVQVIHSGTALDAHGQLVSAGGRVLVVVARGIDLADARAKAYAAVDRIDFPDGFCRRDIASPQRLAAIADQLS; encoded by the coding sequence ATTCGGCCCACAGCTGATTCGCTCACCGTGCTGGTGGTGGGCGCCGGGGGACGCGAGCATTCGTTGGCCCTGGCTGCCAGCCATGATCCCGGCGTGGGCGCGGTGCACGTGGCCCCGGGCAATCCCGGCACGGCCGCCTTCGCCACCAACCACCCGGTGGACATCATGGATGGGCCCGCCGTGGCCGCCCTGGCCACCTCGATCGGTGCCGACCTGGTGATCGTGGGGCCCGAGGCCCCGCTCGTCGCCGGTGTTGCCGACGACGTCCGCGCGGCCGGTATCGCCTGTTTCGGGCCGAGCCGCGCCGCCGCCCAGCTGGAGGGGTCCAAGGCGTTCGCCAAGAAGGTGATGGCCGACGCGCAGGTGCCCACGGCCCAGTCCCGCGTGGCCACCACCCCCGCACAGGCCGCCGCCGCCCTCGACGAGTTCGGTGCGCCCTATGTGGTGAAGGACGACGGCCTCGCCGCCGGCAAGGGTGTCATCGTCACCTCCGACCGCGCTGCCGCCCTGGCCCATGCGGCCGAATGCGACCAGGTGGTGATCGAGGAATACCTCGACGGACCCGAGCTGAGCCTGTTCGTCATCACCGACGGCACGAGCGCCGTGCCGCTGCTGCCGGCCCAGGACTTCAAGCGGGTGGGGGAGGGCGACGCCGGCCCGAACACCGGCGGCATGGGCTCCTATGCGCCGCTGCCGTGGTTGCCGGCCGATGTGGTCGACGAGGTGATGGTGCAGGTGGTGCGTCCCACCCTGGAGCGCATGCGCGAGCTGGGGACGCCCTTCGCCGGGCTGCTCTATGTGGGGCTGGCCCTCACGGCCGCCGGGCCGCGCGTGGTGGAGTTCAATGCCCGCTTCGGCGATCCGGAGACCGAGGTGGTGCTGCCGCTGCTCGAGGGCCCGTTCGCCCGGGTGTTGTTGGCCGCCGCCACCGGCACCCTGGCCGATGCACCGGCGCTGACGGTGGGGCCCGGTGCCGCAGTGGGTGTGGTGCTGGCATCCACCGGATATCCCACCGACCCGCACCCCGGCGGCGTCATCAAGCTGCCGCCCGCCCATGACGATGTGCAGGTGATCCATTCGGGCACCGCCCTGGACGCACACGGCCAGCTGGTCTCGGCCGGCGGACGCGTGCTGGTGGTGGTCGCCCGTGGCATCGACCTGGCCGATGCGCGCGCCAAGGCCTATGCCGCCGTTGACCGCATTGATTTTCCCGATGGCTTCTGCCGACGCGACATCGCGTCGCCGCAACGGTTGGCCGCCATCGCCGACCAACTCAGCTGA
- a CDS encoding aspartate:alanine exchanger family transporter, which translates to MINFLVSYPLVTIMGVLSLGALLGQIKFGPLRFGAAGALFVGLMVGMLDPRLGDGMTLVKSLGVGLFCYTVGLAAGSTFLSDLKRQWTLMLAGVVGLLLMAGFGVGVGRMVNLSSGHVAGLFAGVLTSPAIDAAQHATNNSPDTLVGYAVSYPTGVIVAMIIVAMVATKRWPGKRDNTSMAEAGITAVSTLVTHDTRMSEIPGWPSRIRMSYLRRAGEMRLITAADYLHHGDIVLVVGMPDDVQGAVEFLGHPSEMRLTENRRDVDYRRFLVSNPHLAGRTIGDINVRSNLDGIVTRVRRGDLEMLATDDLILQPGDRVLAVVPRGRMGDAQDFFGDSENRISQLDALTLGLGIALGLLAGAIRVPLPGGINFELGSAAGPLIVGMVLGALHRTGPFRWDLPHATNSVLRQMGLMIFLACVGLATGPAFLSQAFSLIGLKILLVSAVALVLGALVVLLGAKWLGLSAQRAAGGFAGFVGQPAVLGYANQLVNDERIDSAYGALFALGTVVKILLVQVIPLLL; encoded by the coding sequence ATGATCAACTTCCTCGTCTCATATCCCCTCGTCACCATCATGGGGGTGCTGTCGCTGGGGGCGCTGCTCGGCCAGATCAAGTTCGGCCCCCTGCGCTTCGGCGCCGCCGGCGCCCTGTTCGTCGGCCTGATGGTGGGCATGCTCGATCCCCGGCTGGGCGACGGCATGACCCTGGTGAAGTCACTGGGCGTCGGACTGTTCTGCTACACCGTCGGCCTGGCCGCCGGTTCCACCTTCCTGTCCGACCTCAAGCGCCAGTGGACGCTCATGCTAGCCGGCGTCGTCGGCCTGTTGCTGATGGCCGGCTTCGGCGTGGGCGTCGGCAGGATGGTGAACCTGTCCAGTGGGCACGTGGCCGGCCTGTTCGCCGGCGTGCTCACCTCACCGGCCATCGACGCGGCCCAACACGCCACCAACAACTCCCCCGACACCCTGGTGGGATATGCGGTGTCGTACCCCACCGGCGTGATCGTGGCCATGATCATCGTCGCCATGGTGGCCACCAAGCGCTGGCCCGGCAAACGCGACAACACGTCGATGGCAGAAGCCGGCATCACCGCCGTGAGCACCCTGGTGACCCATGACACCCGCATGAGCGAGATCCCCGGGTGGCCCTCCCGCATCCGCATGAGCTACCTGCGTCGCGCCGGCGAGATGCGCCTGATCACCGCCGCCGACTACCTGCACCACGGCGACATCGTGCTGGTGGTGGGCATGCCCGACGACGTGCAGGGCGCGGTCGAGTTCCTGGGCCATCCCTCCGAGATGCGCCTCACCGAGAACCGCCGCGACGTCGACTACCGCCGCTTCCTGGTGTCGAACCCGCACCTTGCCGGACGCACCATCGGCGACATCAACGTGCGCAGCAACCTCGACGGCATCGTCACCCGCGTGCGCCGCGGCGACCTGGAGATGCTGGCCACCGACGACCTGATCCTGCAGCCCGGCGACCGCGTGCTGGCCGTGGTGCCGCGCGGACGGATGGGCGACGCGCAGGACTTCTTCGGTGACTCGGAGAACCGCATCTCGCAGTTGGACGCCCTGACGCTGGGGCTGGGCATCGCGCTCGGCCTGCTCGCCGGGGCCATCCGGGTGCCGCTGCCCGGTGGCATCAACTTCGAGCTCGGCAGCGCCGCGGGCCCGCTGATCGTCGGCATGGTGCTGGGCGCGCTGCACCGCACCGGCCCGTTCCGCTGGGACCTGCCCCACGCGACCAACTCGGTGTTGCGCCAGATGGGCCTCATGATCTTCCTGGCATGCGTCGGCCTGGCCACCGGTCCGGCCTTCCTGTCGCAGGCGTTCTCGCTGATCGGGTTGAAGATCCTGCTCGTCTCGGCGGTCGCACTGGTACTGGGCGCGCTGGTGGTGCTCCTCGGAGCCAAGTGGCTGGGCCTGTCGGCGCAGCGTGCGGCGGGGGGCTTTGCCGGATTCGTCGGCCAGCCAGCGGTGCTGGGCTATGCCAACCAGCTGGTCAACGACGAGCGCATCGACTCCGCCTACGGGGCATTGTTCGCGCTGGGCACGGTGGTGAAGATCCTGTTGGTGCAGGTCATCCCGCTGCTGTTGTAG
- a CDS encoding Ltp family lipoprotein, protein MSINPPDAPYPNQPQGQPDFQPPSGTQPPPPGGQPPVPPQPPAGGQPPQSPEGQGKKKHTVRNIVIAVVVLIAVIAGCQGLTKGSDSSSSSSTSSSTTQPATTATSRPATTSAPKTTQAAAPTTAAQPAVPPEYQSAAKKAASYAGSMMHMSKQGVYDQLVSEYGEQFSAPAAQYAIDNVKADWNANALAAAKSYQSTLNMSPAAIHDQLTSSYGGKFTQAEADYALAHLND, encoded by the coding sequence ATGAGCATCAACCCACCAGATGCGCCCTACCCGAACCAGCCGCAGGGCCAGCCGGACTTCCAGCCCCCGTCGGGCACGCAGCCGCCCCCGCCGGGCGGCCAACCACCCGTGCCCCCGCAGCCGCCCGCTGGCGGGCAGCCGCCGCAGTCGCCGGAAGGCCAAGGCAAGAAGAAGCACACCGTGCGCAACATCGTGATCGCCGTTGTCGTGCTCATCGCGGTGATCGCGGGATGCCAGGGCCTCACCAAGGGCTCGGATTCGTCTTCGTCGTCCTCGACGTCATCGTCGACGACGCAGCCTGCGACCACGGCCACCAGCCGCCCTGCGACCACCTCGGCGCCGAAGACCACCCAGGCGGCGGCGCCGACCACTGCTGCACAGCCGGCCGTGCCCCCTGAGTACCAATCGGCTGCCAAGAAGGCCGCTTCGTACGCCGGGTCGATGATGCACATGTCGAAGCAGGGGGTCTACGACCAGCTGGTGTCGGAATACGGCGAGCAGTTCAGTGCCCCGGCCGCCCAGTACGCCATCGACAACGTGAAGGCCGACTGGAACGCGAACGCGCTGGCGGCCGCCAAGAGCTACCAGTCGACGCTGAACATGTCACCGGCCGCGATCCACGACCAGCTCACCTCGAGCTACGGCGGCAAGTTCACCCAGGCCGAGGCCGACTACGCACTCGCCCATCTCAACGATTGA
- a CDS encoding type I restriction endonuclease yields MDFEDALEDIASRIGDYGNTLDTEEATKNAIIMPFMSKVLGYDVFDPTQVTPEFTTDVGTKKGEKIDYAIRRNGEVQVLIECKRIDEPLSLNNASQLFRYFHVSSARIGVLTNGKTWEFFTDLDEPNKMDEKPFLLLDLTNIDPYILPELKKLTRESFDLDSVLTAAEELKYVSSIKKTLAALFEEPDDDFLRLIVAHVYEGSITARVRDFFHPLVGKATKQFLNDRVNARLKSALQDQAPAVGVVASSTDASPEETAPQSETTNQEKPGVITTEEELEGFQIVRAVAASEINWDRIFYRDAKSYFGILVDDNNRKPICRLHLDHKAKSIGLLDEDKTETRLPIEQIQDIYNYADEIREAARRYV; encoded by the coding sequence ATGGATTTCGAAGACGCACTTGAAGACATCGCAAGTCGGATTGGCGACTACGGAAACACCTTGGACACTGAGGAAGCCACCAAGAACGCGATCATCATGCCATTCATGTCCAAAGTGCTCGGCTACGACGTATTCGATCCAACCCAAGTAACGCCGGAATTCACGACCGACGTAGGGACGAAAAAGGGCGAGAAAATTGACTACGCCATCCGCCGCAACGGTGAGGTGCAGGTGCTGATCGAATGCAAGAGAATCGATGAGCCCCTCAGTCTCAACAATGCATCACAACTGTTCCGATATTTTCACGTATCAAGCGCACGAATCGGAGTTCTCACGAATGGAAAGACGTGGGAGTTCTTCACCGATCTGGATGAGCCGAACAAGATGGACGAGAAGCCATTCTTGCTGCTTGACCTCACCAACATTGATCCCTACATTCTCCCAGAGCTGAAGAAGCTCACCAGGGAGAGCTTTGATCTTGATTCAGTCCTCACGGCCGCGGAAGAGCTAAAATACGTTTCAAGCATCAAGAAGACCCTAGCCGCCCTGTTCGAAGAGCCTGATGACGACTTCCTGCGCCTGATTGTTGCGCATGTGTACGAGGGATCAATCACAGCCAGGGTCCGCGATTTCTTCCACCCGCTAGTCGGCAAAGCAACGAAACAGTTCCTCAATGACCGCGTAAATGCACGACTCAAGTCTGCCCTGCAAGATCAAGCTCCCGCGGTAGGAGTGGTCGCCTCGTCAACCGATGCGAGCCCGGAGGAGACTGCCCCCCAAAGCGAAACAACAAACCAAGAAAAGCCCGGCGTCATCACCACAGAAGAGGAACTCGAAGGATTCCAGATCGTCCGCGCCGTCGCAGCATCCGAAATCAACTGGGACCGCATCTTCTATCGCGACGCAAAGTCCTACTTTGGCATTCTGGTCGACGACAACAACCGCAAGCCCATCTGCCGCCTGCATCTTGACCACAAAGCAAAGTCGATCGGGCTGCTCGACGAAGACAAGACCGAAACTCGTCTGCCCATCGAGCAGATCCAAGACATCTACAATTACGCGGACGAGATTCGGGAAGCAGCGCGACGGTACGTGTAG
- a CDS encoding MFS transporter has product MTNAQQNTNSSPGLLERQGIQGSLKWGFLAVMIFMAGNSLELGFISPFLQDRGLSASQVSVMLTVYGAVVAVASWLSGALADSWRPRRVMLTGFVLWLIFEVIFLAGGVATGSYLVMIISYALRGVGYPLFAYGFLVWITMATPEERLGRATGWFWFSVALGQGVIAGYVPSLLIPVIGEVTTLWLSVAFVVVGGVMALLLLKPENTEGHEQRPSAAETIAGLARSATIVVHRPKIAIGGVVRIINQIAYFAFPAFFSYYMIKSVGFTTSNWQIVWAALNLANVFASLVMGYVGDKIGRIRTTAWIGGLGCAITVFAMYYGSVLFGTNMLAAIVPAMLFGITLGAYVPLSAIVPTLAPDQKGSAVAILNLGAGLSNFAGPLVVTLFLGSVGVAGVVWILVGLYVVSFVLTFFLRPSKKQAQAEGAAA; this is encoded by the coding sequence GTGACAAACGCGCAGCAGAATACGAATAGTTCGCCCGGCCTGCTCGAAAGGCAGGGCATCCAGGGATCCCTCAAGTGGGGTTTCCTGGCCGTGATGATCTTCATGGCCGGTAACTCCCTCGAATTGGGATTCATCTCCCCGTTCCTGCAGGACAGGGGACTGTCGGCCAGCCAGGTGAGCGTGATGCTCACCGTCTACGGCGCCGTGGTGGCCGTCGCATCATGGTTGTCCGGGGCGCTGGCCGATTCATGGCGTCCGCGACGCGTGATGCTCACCGGCTTCGTCCTGTGGCTGATCTTCGAGGTCATCTTCCTTGCCGGCGGCGTGGCCACCGGCAGCTACCTGGTGATGATCATTTCGTACGCATTGCGTGGCGTGGGATATCCGCTGTTCGCCTATGGATTCCTCGTGTGGATCACCATGGCGACCCCCGAGGAGCGCCTGGGCCGTGCCACGGGTTGGTTCTGGTTCTCGGTCGCCCTGGGGCAGGGCGTCATCGCCGGATATGTTCCCTCGCTGCTCATCCCGGTGATCGGTGAGGTCACCACCCTGTGGCTGTCGGTGGCCTTCGTCGTCGTCGGCGGCGTGATGGCCCTGCTGCTGCTCAAGCCCGAGAACACCGAGGGCCACGAACAGCGTCCCAGCGCCGCGGAGACCATCGCTGGGCTCGCCCGCAGTGCCACCATCGTGGTGCATCGTCCGAAGATCGCCATCGGCGGCGTGGTGAGGATCATCAACCAGATCGCCTATTTCGCCTTCCCGGCATTCTTCTCGTACTACATGATCAAGAGCGTTGGGTTCACCACCTCGAATTGGCAGATCGTGTGGGCGGCGTTGAACCTCGCCAATGTGTTCGCGTCGCTGGTGATGGGCTATGTGGGCGACAAGATCGGCCGTATCAGGACGACCGCATGGATCGGCGGCCTGGGCTGCGCGATCACCGTGTTCGCCATGTACTACGGCTCGGTGCTGTTCGGCACCAATATGCTCGCGGCCATCGTCCCGGCCATGCTGTTCGGCATCACCCTGGGCGCCTATGTGCCGCTGTCGGCCATCGTGCCCACGCTTGCCCCCGATCAGAAGGGCTCCGCCGTGGCCATCCTGAACCTCGGCGCCGGCCTGTCGAACTTCGCCGGCCCGCTCGTGGTCACCCTGTTCCTGGGCAGCGTTGGCGTCGCCGGCGTGGTCTGGATCCTCGTGGGGCTCTACGTCGTGTCGTTCGTGCTCACCTTCTTCCTGCGTCCCAGCAAGAAGCAGGCGCAGGCTGAAGGCGCTGCCGCATAG
- the purB gene encoding adenylosuccinate lyase, which yields MTVPNVLATRYASAQMKHIWSPEHKIVEERKLWIAVLEAQRDLGVDFGGDDPDEVINAYQSVIDEVDLASIAARERVTRHDVKARIEEFNALAGYEHIHKGMTSRDLTENIEQLQVLHSLQLVRSRAVTALARLGELAARYESQPIAGRTHNVAAQVTTLGKRFATCANELLVAHARLSDLIDRYPARGIKGPVGTSQDMLDLLGGDVDKLAEFEQRIATGLGFNHVLMSTGQVYPRSLDFDAVTALAQTAAAPSNLATSIRLMAGNELVTEGFKPGQVGSSAMPHKMNTRSCERINGMSVVIRGYVSMVGELAGDQWNEGDVSCSVVRRVALPDAFFAIDGLFETFLTVLADFGAFPAMIQAELDRYLPFLTTTKVLMAAVRKGVGREDAHEAIKENAVAVALELRETGSKVNPLFERLAADKRLGLTRDELHALVSSPLELTGAARVQVGQVVAQVEKIVADDPESAQYHPGAVL from the coding sequence ATGACCGTTCCCAATGTGTTGGCCACCCGTTATGCGTCGGCCCAGATGAAGCACATCTGGTCGCCCGAACACAAGATCGTCGAGGAGCGCAAGCTGTGGATCGCGGTGCTCGAGGCGCAGCGCGACCTGGGCGTCGACTTCGGCGGCGACGACCCCGACGAGGTGATCAATGCCTACCAGTCGGTGATCGACGAGGTTGACCTCGCCTCGATCGCCGCCCGCGAGCGGGTGACGCGCCATGACGTGAAGGCCCGCATCGAGGAGTTCAACGCGCTGGCCGGCTACGAGCACATCCACAAGGGCATGACCAGCCGTGACCTCACCGAGAACATCGAGCAGCTGCAGGTGCTGCATTCGCTCCAGTTGGTGCGCTCGCGTGCCGTCACCGCCCTGGCCCGGCTCGGCGAGCTGGCCGCCCGCTACGAGAGCCAGCCGATTGCCGGACGCACCCACAACGTGGCCGCCCAGGTGACCACGCTGGGCAAGCGCTTCGCCACCTGCGCCAACGAGCTGCTGGTGGCCCACGCCCGGCTCAGCGACCTGATCGACCGCTACCCGGCCCGGGGCATCAAGGGTCCGGTGGGCACCTCGCAGGATATGCTCGACCTGCTGGGCGGCGACGTCGACAAGCTCGCGGAGTTCGAGCAGCGCATCGCCACCGGGTTGGGCTTCAACCATGTGCTCATGAGCACCGGGCAGGTGTACCCGCGCAGCCTCGACTTCGACGCGGTCACCGCGCTGGCCCAGACGGCTGCCGCGCCCAGCAACCTGGCCACGAGCATCCGCCTGATGGCCGGTAACGAGCTGGTCACCGAGGGCTTCAAGCCCGGCCAGGTGGGCAGTTCGGCGATGCCCCACAAGATGAACACCCGCAGCTGCGAGCGCATCAACGGCATGAGCGTGGTGATCCGCGGCTATGTGTCGATGGTGGGCGAGCTGGCCGGCGACCAGTGGAACGAGGGGGATGTGTCCTGCTCGGTGGTGCGGCGCGTGGCGCTGCCCGACGCGTTCTTCGCCATCGACGGGCTCTTCGAGACCTTCCTCACCGTGCTCGCCGACTTCGGGGCCTTCCCCGCGATGATCCAGGCCGAGCTAGACCGCTATCTGCCGTTCCTCACCACCACCAAGGTGCTGATGGCGGCCGTGCGCAAGGGCGTCGGTCGTGAGGACGCCCATGAGGCCATCAAGGAGAATGCGGTGGCGGTGGCCCTGGAGCTGCGTGAGACGGGCTCGAAGGTCAATCCGCTGTTCGAGCGCCTCGCGGCGGACAAGCGCCTGGGCCTCACCCGCGATGAGCTGCACGCCCTGGTGAGTTCCCCGCTGGAGCTCACCGGTGCGGCCCGCGTGCAGGTGGGCCAGGTGGTGGCGCAGGTCGAGAAGATCGTGGCGGACGACCCCGAGTCGGCCCAGTACCATCCGGGTGCCGTGCTCTGA
- a CDS encoding phosphoribosylaminoimidazolesuccinocarboxamide synthase: protein MKHAQYANLGLPLIHAGKVRELFDLPREPAHLLMVATDNISAFDYVLDSMIPDKGVVLTQLSLWWFKQLGDIVDNHVVSTDVPDEVAGRAIVAEKLDMVPVECVARGYLTGSGWAEYQETGSVTGIALPAGLHDGSRLPEPIFTPATKAPMGEHDENVSFDQMSRTVGYDTGAAIRDLTLRLYAKAEQIARERGIVLADTKFEFGRRPDGVLVLGDEVLTPDSSRFWDADAYEAGRLESFDKQYLRDWLTHDSGWDRSSGERPPALPDAIVTATRERYLEAFERLTGAPLAL from the coding sequence GTGAAGCACGCCCAGTATGCGAACCTCGGTCTGCCCCTGATCCACGCCGGAAAGGTGCGCGAGCTGTTCGACCTGCCCCGCGAGCCGGCACACCTGCTGATGGTGGCCACCGACAACATCTCGGCGTTCGACTATGTGCTCGATTCCATGATCCCCGACAAGGGCGTCGTGCTCACCCAGTTGTCGCTGTGGTGGTTCAAGCAGTTGGGCGACATTGTGGACAACCACGTGGTGAGCACCGACGTACCCGACGAGGTGGCCGGTCGCGCGATCGTCGCCGAAAAGCTCGACATGGTGCCGGTGGAGTGCGTGGCACGCGGCTACCTCACCGGATCGGGCTGGGCCGAATACCAGGAGACGGGCTCGGTCACCGGCATTGCGTTACCCGCCGGCCTGCACGACGGTTCCCGGTTGCCCGAGCCGATCTTCACGCCGGCCACGAAGGCACCGATGGGCGAGCATGACGAGAACGTCAGCTTCGACCAGATGAGCCGCACGGTGGGCTACGATACCGGGGCGGCCATTCGCGACCTGACCCTGCGGCTGTATGCCAAGGCCGAGCAGATCGCGCGGGAGCGTGGCATCGTGCTCGCCGACACGAAGTTCGAGTTCGGGCGTCGCCCGGATGGCGTGCTCGTGCTGGGCGATGAGGTGCTGACGCCGGACTCGTCGCGCTTCTGGGACGCCGACGCCTACGAGGCGGGCCGGCTCGAGAGCTTCGACAAGCAGTACCTGCGCGACTGGCTCACCCACGATTCGGGATGGGACCGCAGCAGCGGCGAGCGTCCGCCGGCGCTGCCTGACGCCATCGTCACGGCCACTCGCGAGCGCTACTTGGAGGCCTTCGAGAGGCTGACCGGTGCGCCGTTGGCGCTGTGA
- the purS gene encoding phosphoribosylformylglycinamidine synthase subunit PurS has protein sequence MARVVVDVMPKPEILDPQGKAITGSLSRMGFDGLNVRQGKRFEIEVDGGVTEERLVQVKEAAEKLLANTVIESFTVHIEDN, from the coding sequence ATGGCCCGTGTAGTTGTGGACGTCATGCCGAAGCCCGAGATTCTCGATCCGCAGGGAAAGGCCATCACCGGCTCCCTGTCGAGGATGGGATTTGACGGGCTCAATGTCCGTCAGGGCAAGCGCTTTGAGATCGAGGTTGACGGTGGAGTCACCGAGGAACGCCTCGTGCAGGTGAAGGAAGCCGCTGAGAAGCTGCTTGCCAACACCGTGATCGAGAGCTTCACCGTGCACATCGAGGACAACTGA
- a CDS encoding DUF2207 family protein produces the protein MRQAELIMLVFGVVVAVFSATVYTITRRRHRADQALPDVDPGLIAPTTHDQPPAGVEPGLAGALLNGRTDMRDVFVALADLAARGYLQITRLTAQGAGAPDWQMQRTQKADADLPEADRAVLAAIFTAPPVPGTDERTPRPSVRLGLLLADHSEPLSQARQALRAEGTRLGWFHRDPHDHHTTWGWVGGVLTIVGLVLAVISAIDVMATSKWSAMVGPLLVVAGGLLLASLGRLRAPRSALGNHLLDDLDAYRRHLDALRPEQVDPAGASALFKATLPWTLVFGSAEDFATTMSTMAQRSAGWGKPVRLDLAWFSVPATARPAGTRVGASTSRHDAPTPPADNPLVSFARAVQEFVDAGGKQDGRDDG, from the coding sequence GTGCGCCAGGCAGAACTGATCATGCTCGTATTCGGCGTGGTCGTCGCCGTCTTCAGTGCGACGGTCTACACGATCACCCGACGTCGCCACCGTGCCGACCAGGCCCTGCCCGACGTCGATCCGGGACTCATCGCGCCCACGACCCACGATCAACCTCCCGCCGGCGTCGAGCCCGGCCTGGCGGGCGCCCTTTTGAACGGACGCACCGACATGCGCGATGTGTTCGTGGCGCTGGCCGACCTGGCCGCCCGCGGATACCTGCAGATCACCCGATTGACCGCGCAGGGGGCCGGAGCCCCCGATTGGCAGATGCAACGCACCCAGAAGGCCGACGCCGACCTCCCCGAGGCCGACCGGGCCGTGCTGGCAGCCATCTTCACCGCACCCCCGGTGCCCGGCACCGACGAGCGGACGCCACGCCCCAGCGTGCGACTCGGCCTGCTGCTGGCCGACCACTCGGAGCCCCTGTCGCAGGCCCGTCAGGCGCTGCGCGCCGAGGGCACCCGGCTGGGTTGGTTCCATCGCGACCCGCATGACCACCACACCACGTGGGGCTGGGTCGGCGGGGTGCTGACGATCGTGGGCCTGGTGCTGGCCGTGATCAGCGCGATCGACGTGATGGCCACCAGCAAGTGGAGCGCCATGGTCGGGCCGCTGCTGGTGGTGGCCGGCGGCCTCCTGCTGGCCTCCCTGGGCCGGTTGCGTGCGCCACGCTCGGCCCTGGGCAACCACCTGCTGGACGACCTCGATGCCTACCGACGCCACCTGGACGCGCTGCGTCCCGAACAGGTCGACCCTGCCGGGGCATCCGCCCTGTTCAAGGCGACGCTGCCCTGGACGCTCGTCTTCGGCAGCGCAGAGGACTTTGCGACCACCATGTCGACCATGGCGCAACGCTCCGCGGGATGGGGCAAGCCGGTGCGCCTCGACCTGGCCTGGTTCTCCGTGCCGGCAACAGCGCGGCCCGCCGGCACACGAGTGGGCGCCAGCACCTCGCGACACGACGCCCCGACGCCCCCTGCCGACAACCCCCTGGTGTCCTTCGCCCGGGCCGTGCAGGAGTTCGTCGATGCGGGCGGCAAGCAGGACGGCCGCGACGACGGCTGA
- the purQ gene encoding phosphoribosylformylglycinamidine synthase subunit PurQ, producing the protein MTSRIGVVTFPGTLDDHDALRAVEQCGGEAVSLWHASDSLNNVDAVILPGGFSYGDYLRCGAIARFAPVMDSVIDAANKGMPVLGICNGFQILCESHLLPGALMRNEKMKFICREQRLRVEVTDTTWTCAFAPFEEISIVLKNGEGNYIADDETLRMLRDNNQVVFRYLDNPNGSSDDIAGITNDRGNVVGLMPHPEHNIDELTAGSTDGRGFFESVLKFLSARV; encoded by the coding sequence GTGACCTCTCGCATTGGGGTGGTGACCTTTCCCGGCACGCTCGACGACCATGACGCGCTGCGCGCCGTGGAGCAGTGTGGCGGCGAGGCGGTGAGCCTGTGGCACGCCTCTGATTCGCTCAACAACGTTGACGCCGTGATCCTGCCCGGCGGATTCAGCTACGGCGACTATCTGCGGTGCGGCGCAATTGCCCGTTTCGCGCCCGTGATGGATTCGGTGATCGATGCCGCCAACAAGGGCATGCCGGTGCTGGGCATCTGCAACGGCTTCCAGATCCTGTGTGAATCGCATCTGTTGCCCGGGGCGCTGATGCGCAACGAGAAGATGAAGTTCATCTGCCGTGAGCAGCGGCTGCGCGTCGAGGTCACTGACACCACGTGGACCTGCGCCTTCGCGCCGTTCGAGGAGATCTCGATCGTGCTCAAGAACGGCGAGGGGAACTACATCGCCGACGACGAGACGCTGCGGATGCTGCGCGACAACAACCAGGTGGTCTTCCGCTACCTGGACAATCCCAATGGGTCCAGCGACGACATCGCCGGCATCACCAACGACCGCGGCAATGTGGTCGGGCTCATGCCGCACCCCGAGCACAACATCGACGAGCTGACCGCCGGATCCACCGACGGTCGTGGCTTCTTCGAGTCGGTGCTCAAGTTCCTCAGCGCACGCGTCTGA